tccctccctcccctctctccctcccctctctctcccccctcccatctctctctcctccctcccctctctccctcccccccctctctccctcccctcccctgtctctccctccctctctctcccccctcccttccctctctctctctctctccctccctgttagGTACTcccttgtctctccctccctgcctcccctctctctcctctccctccccctctctctctctctctctctctcccgtctcccctctctccctaccctccatctccccctccctccccctcccttctcccccccctcccactccccctgccctcctctgccctcccctcccctctccccctcccctcccctctccccctctcccctccccccctcccctctcccccctctggccTCCAGCTGTTAGGTACTAATCCTCTGAAGCTGTCGCTTGCTGCCACAGCAGTTTAGCACAATACAATTAGTAGGAGCTGGTCCTTGTCACTAGTGTGTCACCGGCTCCGGGTTGTGGTCGACACCGGCTCCCTGTCGTGGTCGACACCGGCTCCCTGTCGTGGTCGACACCGGCTCCCTGTCGTGGTCGACACCGGCTCCGAGTTGTGGTCGACACCGGCTCCGGGTTGTGGCCGACACCGGCTCCTTGTTGTGGTCGACACCGGCTCCGGGTTGTGGTCGACACCGGCTCCGGGTTGTGGTCGACACCGGCTCCGGATTGTGGTCGACACCGGCTCCGGGTTGTGGTCGACACCGGCTCCGGGTTGTGGTCGACACCGGCTCCGGGTTGTGGTCGACACCGGCTCCGGGTTGTGGTCGACACCGGCTCCGGGTTGTGGTCGACACCGGCTCCGGGTTGTGGTCGACACCGGCTCCGTGTTGTGGTCGACACCGGCTCCGGTGAGGTCAGGTCACTCTGGTTGATTCATATTGTTGAGCCTGTTTGAGTCAGGTCACTCTGGTTGATTCACTAGAATGCATAATGATTGGATGGATGAATGCCCTTTGATAAGGTGGGTCTGAAATGGTTTGAAATTGAATTTCTACATGATGAACTAAAATGATGAACTAAAATGTATCCATCTCCCAGATCCCCCAGTGGTGTGCAGAGTTCTGCCTGTCGGCCCAGTACCAGCACGGCGTGGCTGTGTCTACCCAGATCCACTCACAGCAGGCGGTGGGCCTGGCCCTCAGGGTGGCCGATGAGATGGACGTCAACATTGGACATGAAGTGGGCTACACCATCCCCCTGGAGACCTGCTGTTCTACTGACACTGTGCTCAGGTCTGGATCtaatacacgcacacgcacacgcacacacacgcacgcacgcacgcacgcacgcacgcacacacacacacacacacacacatatatatatatatatatatacacacacacacacacacacacacacacacacacacacacacacacatatatatatatacacatatatatatatatatatatatatacatacacatatatatatatatatatatatatatatatatatatatatatatagacagacagacagacagacacacacatatatatacacacacacacacacacacacacacacacacacacacacacacacacacacacacacacacacacacacacacacacacacacacacatatatatatatacacacacacacatacacacacacacacacacacacacacatatatatatacacacacacacacatatatatatatacacacgcacgcacgcaagcaggcaggcagacagacacacacacacacacatatatatatatatatatacacacacacacacacatatatatatatatacacacacacacacacacacacacacacacacacacacacacacacacacacacacacacacacacacacacacacacacacacacacacacacacacacacacacacacacacatatatatatatatataaatacacacacacacacatatatatatatatatatatatatatatatatacatatatatatatatatatatatatatatatatatatacatacatatatatatatatatatatatatacacacacacgcacgcaggcagacagacagacagacagacacatatacacatctacatatacacacacactcctgagtGCAcacaaacaggaaagggccttccccaaactgttgccacaaatttggaagaacagaatcatctagaatgtaatttTATGCTgtggcattaagatttcccttcattggagcTAAGGGGCCCAAACTTagacaaacagccccagaccattattcctcctccaccaaccacattacagttggcactatgcattcaggcaggtagacAGTTCCCTATAGCaggcagagcacacacacacacacacacacacacacacacacacatatatatatatatatatatatatacacacacacacacacacacagacacacatatatatatatacacacgcacaggcagacagacagacagacagacacatccatcaaacccagatttgttcgtcagactgccagatggtgaagtgtggtTAAGatccctccagagaacacatttccgcTGCTCAGAGACCAATGGTGgcaaactttacaccactccagccggtaCGCATCCGACGctagcattgcacatggtgatcttaggcttgtgtgcggctgctcggccatggaaacccattacatgaagctcctgacaaacagttcttctgctgacgttgcttccaggggcagtttggaactctgtagtgagagttgaaaccgaggacagacgatatTTATGctctacacgcttcagcactcgggtATCCCGTTCTCACTtggtggtcctgttctgtgaggtTTGTATGGCCTACCACGTcgcggctgagcagttgttgcttcCATGCTTCCagacgtttccactttacaataacatcACCTACAGTTGActggagcagctctagcagggcagaaatttgacaaactgacttgttggaaaggtggcatcctatgacggtgccatgttgaaagtcattaaactcttcagtaaggccattctactgccaatgtttgtctatggagattgcatggctgtgcacacacttttatacacctgtcagcaactggtgtggctgaaatagaataatccactaatttgaaggggtgtccacatactcttgtatatatagtgtatatcggCACTCACTTTTGGTCTCCACGCTCCGTACCGGCATTGAGTGCATTAAAAGACATTGAAAGATGTTACCACCTGCATCCTTAGTTAACTCAGTTCTGGTCCACTCCAGGTTCTGTACAGATGCCCTGCTACTGAGGGAGATGATGTCTGACCCCATGTTGGAGCACTATGGGGCCATCGTCATCGACCAGGCTCATGAGAGGACCGTCAGCACAGACATACTGCTGGGACTGCTCCAGGTATGGTGGGAATGACCTTTTGTCACCTTTCTCACTCTGTCTttaaaagtgagagagagagagagagagagagagaggagagagagagggggagagagagagaggagagagagagagagacagagagagagagagagagagagggagagagaggagagagagagagagagagggagagagaagagagagagagagagagagagagagagagagagagagagagagagagagagagagagagagagagagagagagagagagagagagagagagagagagagagagagggagagagggagagagagagagagagagagagagaggagagagagagagagggagagagaggagagagagagagagagagagagagagagagagagagagagagagagagagagagagagagagagagagagagagagagagagagacacctctgTTAAATTCCTAGTAACAGCAGTTTGTTGCATGTCAATAAAGTGTATTGTTGTTGTGATTGTGCAGGACATCCTGGTCCATAGACCAGCCCTGAGGGTGGTGATCCTGACTGTGTCCTCCATGACAGACAGGCTCCTGGCCCACTACGGTAGTGGAACGACCCTCCTATAcgttcattgattgattgatttatttcaaTGAGAAAAGATGCACTTTGTAACAACCCAGGGGGAATAACACATGGTCCCCATTGTTGTGTTTATCAGATCATTAGAAGAATGGAGGTTGTGGCGTCTGATATCATTGATCTTTACTGAAAGCCACTGTGGGGATACTTCGTTGATCACTAACCTCCGTAGCTCAATTAGAACATGAGTAAAACATGGAACGGAATTCTGTGATAACACGGACCGGACTGACAGTAATGTTCACTGCTGTTACAGGTAGTAACGTCCCTGTGGTCAGTCTGGAAGCCCTCTGTCCAGCTGAGGTGGTCTACAGTAACTGTAGTAGTAAAGACTACTTCTACTCTGCTCTGAGACTGGTACTGGAGATCCACCGCACCAAGGAGGAGGGAGATGTGGTGCTGTTCTTGGCCTCAGCTCAGGTGAGATCATTTACACAGTTCAACAGTGATAATGGTGCAGTATTTGTCCGTAACTCGATTGCTTGTTTTTGTTGGTGCTATGTACTGAATGATGGCATAGCTCTCTGTCCTTAAGTAGGATCTCAGTCCTTAAGTAGGATCTCTGTCCTTAAGTAGGATCTCTGTCCTTAAGTAGGATCTCTGTCCTTAAGTAGGAACTCTGTTCTTAAGTAGGATCTCTGTCCTTAAGTAGGATCTCTGTCCTTAAAAGCCACTAGGATCTCTGTCCTTAAGTAGGATATCTGTCCTTAAAACAGGAATCGTCCTTCGTGATCCTCCGGAGCCTCGTCCTCCGtctcccccccgtctctcctcctctcgtcctccgtctccccgtctcgtcctccgtctccccgtctcgTCCTCCGTCTCGTCCTCCGTCCCCGTCCTCTGTCTCCGTCCCCCCCGTCTCGTCCTCAGTCTCGTccccagtcagtctccctcagtctcgTTTTCCGTCTCCCTGAATGATCTCGTCCCCCCAGTCTCGTCCTCCGTCTCGTCCTTGTCTCGTCCCCAGTCTCGTCCTCCGTCTCGTCTCCTCCGTCAGTCTCGTCCTCCGTCTCCCCCAGTCTCGTCCTCAGTCTCGTCCTCCATTTCCCCCAGTCTCGTCCTCAGTCTCCCCCCGTCTCGTCCTCAGTCTCGTCCTCCGTCTCCCCTTAGTCTCGTCCTCAGTCTCGTCCTCCGTCTCCCCCAGTCTCGTCCTCAGTCTCGTCCTCCGTCTCCCCCAGTCTCGTCCTCAGTCTCGTCCTCCGTCTCCCCCAGTCCTCCTCAGTCTCGTCCTCGTCTCGTCCTCAGTCTcatcctccgtctccctcccagtctccccgTCTCGTCCTCCGTCTCATCCTCCGTCTCGTCCTCAGTCTTGTCCTCAGTCTCGTCCTCAGTCTCGTCCTCCGTCTCCCCCAGTCTCGTCCTCCGTCTCCCCCAGTCTCGTCCTCAGTCTCGTCCTCCGTCTCCCCCAGTCTCGTCCTCAGTCTCGTCCTCCGTCTCCCCCAGTCTCGTCCTCAGTCTCGTCCTCCGTCTCGTCCTCAGTCTcatcctccgtctccctcccagtctcccccgtCTCGTCCTCCGTCTCATCCTCCGTCTCGTCCTCAGTCTTGTCCCCAGTCTCGTCCTCAGTCTCGTCCTCCGTCTCCCCAGTCTCGTCCTCCGTCTCCCCAGTCTCGTCCCCAGTCTCGTCCTCCGTCTCGTCCCTCCGTCTCCCCAGTCTCGTCCCCAGTCTCGTCCTCCGTCTCCCCCGTCTCGTCCTCAGTCTCGTCCTCCGTCTCCCCCGTCTTGTCCTCAGTCTCGTCCTCCGTCTCCCCCAGTCTCGTCCCCAGTCTCGTCCTCCGTCTCCCCCCCGTCTCGTCCTCCGTCTCGTCCTCCGTCTCGTCCTCAGTCTCGTCCTCCGTCTCCCCCCCGTCTCGTCCTCAGtctcgttctccatctccccCAGGCTCGTCCTCTGTCTCGTCCCCCGTCTCGTCCTCAGTCTCGTCCCCAGTCTCGTCCTCCGTCTTGTTTGcctagtggtctgcctagtggtctgcctagtggtctgcctagtggtctgtctagtggtctgcctagtggtctagtggtctgtctagtggtctgcctagtggtctgcctagtggtctgcctagtggtctgtctagtggtctgcctagtggtctgtctagtggtctagtggtctgcctagtggtctagtggtctgcctagtggtctgcctagtggtctgcctagtggtctgtctagtggtctgcctagtgttctgtcTAGTGGTCTGCCTGgtggtctgcctagtggtctagtggtctgcctagtggtctagtggtctgcctagtggtctagtggtctgcctagtggtctgcctagtggtctgcctagtggtctgTCTAGTGGTCTGCCTGgtggtctgcctagtggtctagtggtctgcctagtggtctgcctagtggtctgTCTAGTGGTCTGCCTGgtggtctgcctagtggtctAGTGGTCTGTCTAGTGGTCTGACTAGTGGTATGTctagtggtctgcctagtggtctgcctagtggtctgcctagtggtctgcctagtggtctagtggtctgcctagtggtctgcctagtggtctgcctagtggtctgTCTAGTGGTCTGCCTGgtggtctgcctagtggtctagtggtctgcctagtggtctgtggtctgtctaGTGGTCTGCCTGgtggtctgcctagtggtctAGTGGTCTGTCTAGTGGTCTGActagtggtctgcctagtggtctgcctagtggtctgcctagtggtctgcctagtggtctgcctagtggtctgcctagtggtctgcctagtggtctgcctagtggtctgcctagtggtctgcctagtggtctgcctagtggCCTCTGGTCTGCCTCGTGATCTGCCTAGTGGTCTGTCTAGTGGTCTGTctagtggtctgcctagtggtctAGTGGTCTGTCTAGTGGTCTGTctagtggtctgcctagtggcctagtggtctgcctagtggCCTAGTGGTCTGCCTCGTGGTCTGCCTCGTGGTCTGCCTCGTGGTCTGTTGGAATGACAAAGCGTTTTGAAAGGCCTTCTTGTCCTGGAccatatgtgtgtgtgacaatgAGCTTCAAAGCCTGTCAGTAGGGATGTCAACTCAGCCCTTTTCTATTGATGGGTCTGCCAGCAAAATGTGTTAACTATTTATGACATGATAagccctctcttcccctcacgtTGAACCATCCAGCCTGGGGTCAAGTAGCAGGTCTGGGGTGTAGTGGTCAAGTAGAAGATCTGGGGTGTAGTGGTCAAGTAGAATCTAGAGTGGTCTAGCAGGGGGTGTAGTGGTCAAGTAGCAGATCTAGGGTGTAGTGGTCAAGTAGCAGATCTAGGGTGTAGTGGTCAAGTAGCAGATCTGGGGTGTAGTGGTCAAGTAGAAGATCTAGGGTGTATTGGTCAAGTAGAAGATCTAGGGTGTAGTGGTCAAGTAGCAGATCTAGGGTGTAGTGGTCAAGTAGCAGATCTAGGGTGTAGTGGTCAAGTAGCAGATCTAGGGTGTAGTGGTCAAGTAGAAGATCTAGGGTGTAGTGGTCAAGTAGCAGATCTGGGGTGTAGTGGTCAAGTAGCAGATCTGGGGTGTAGTGGTCAAGTGGCAGACACTATTATCCTCAGTGCTGTACAGTTTTTAGACGTGTGATCCCTGCAGGAAGTGAACCCATGACCTTGGGGGCGTTGCTAGCCAGTAGCCACACGGGACAAGTCGTATGGTGCTGTCTCACACTGTGTTGCCCCTCCCCACAGGAGGTTGTCTGTGCCCGTGCTATCCTccagagagagggaaccagactGGGGGCAGACCTTGGGGAGCTGGTGCCCGTGGTCTTGTGCCCTGGGCGTGGTCGGACACCCTCTCTCCtgggggaggggatggggagtAGGGGAACCGTTACGACCAGTTGCCGGAGGGTTTTCCTCTCCACAAGCCAGGGAGAGGACATGTTCTGGGCTGTGGACTCTGTTAACTTTGTCATCGACGTAGGACTGGAGAAAAGACATGTGAGTTTAACCCCCATAAAACAAGCATTGCATGTTAGTTTATGCATGTAGGCCAAGGCTATGACCATAGATATCCCATTAAATGAGTTCATTCATGACGTTATTAAATAGTTATAATAGGTCTTTCTATGGTTAAACGTGTATTCTTTCAACCAGGTGTATCATCCCAGGTTAAGGGCCACCTCTGAAGTACTACGATCCATCAGCAGATACCAGGCTGATGTCAGGAAGCAGCTGATTGGACCGACAGGTACTGACATCTGATATCAGGAAGCAGCTGATTGGACCGACAGGTACTGATATCAGGAAGCAGCTGATTGGACCGATAGGTACTGATATCAGGAAGCAGCTGATTGGACCGATAGGTACTGATATCAGGAAGCAGCTGATTGGACCGACAGGTACTGATATCAGGAAGCAGCTGATTGGACCGACAGGTACTGATATCAGGAAGCAGCTGACTGGACCGACAGGTACTGATATCAGGAAGCAGCTGATTGGACCGACAGGTACTGATATCAGGAAGCAGCTGATTGGACCGACAGGTACTGATATCAGGAAGCAGCTGATTGGACCGACAGGTACTGATATCAGGAAGCAGCTGACTGGACCGGTACTGATATCAGTAGCAGCTGATTGGATCTGATATCAGGAAGCAGCTGATTGGACCGACAGGTACTGATATCAGGAAGCAGCTGATTGGCCGACAGGTACTGATATCAGGAAGCAGCTGATTGGCCGACAGGTACTGATATCAGGAAGCAGCTGATTGGACAGACAGGTACTGATATCAGGAAGCAGCTGATTGGACCGACAGGTACTGATATCAGGAAGCAGCTGATTGGACCGACAGGTACTGATATCAGGAAGCAGCTGACTGGtctttgctcatttgagctgttcttgccataatatggacttggtcttttaccaaatagggttatcttctgtataccacctctatcttgtcacaacacaactgattggctcaaacacattaagaaggaaagaaattggaCCGACAGGTACTGATATCAGGAAGCAGCTGACTGGACCGACAggtccacaaatgaacttttaacaaggcacaacagttaattgaaatgcattccaggtgactaactcatgaagctggttgagagaatgccaagagtgtgcaaagaaatataacaaaaaacaaaaacaaaaaaatatatatttgtattagtttaacacttttttttggttattactagatttccatatgtgttatttcatagttttgatgtcttcacaattattctatgatgtagaaaatagtaaaaattaaagaaaatccctttgtttgtttgattgattgaGTTGTCTGTGTTTGTCCAGGGAAGTGTTTCTGCCTGTACCCTAAGGAAAGAGTACTCCCCATAGAGACATCCCCTCAGATCCTGGACGCCAACCTCACCTTCACCATCCTCTTCCTCAAGAGGATGGAGATCGCAGGGCTGAGACACTGTGACTTCATCACCAGACCAGGTCAGTCTACCAGACAGACATTCTACATGGTACTATAGTAGGACAGTGGTTCTCATTCAGGGGTACTAGGATGTCTCCTAGATGGCTACTTGGTCCACCGGGGAAAATCTACTTTGGCCTGTCCATCGGTTGTCTGTGGGGTGTTTCTACTTGGCCTGTCCACCGGGTCTACTTGGCCTGTCCACCGGGTCTGGAGATGGCCTGTCCACCAGACCAGGTCTACCGTGTCCACATGGTACTATAGTAGGACAGTGGTTCTCACTCAGGCCTGTCCACCGGGGCTACCTGGCCTGTCCACCGGGGCTACCTGGCCTGTCCACCGGGGCTACTTGGCCTGTCCACCGGGGCTACTTGGCCTGTCCACCGGGTCTACTTGGCCTGTCCACCGTGTCTACTTGGCCTGTCCACCGGGGCTACCTGGCCTGTCCACCGGGGCTACCTGGCCTGTCCACCGGGGCTGGCCTGTCCACCGGGGCTACTTGGCCTGTCCACCGGGTCTACTTGGCCTGTCCACCGGGCTACTTGGCCTGTCCACCGGGGCTACTTGGCCTGCCACCGGGGCTACCTGGCCTGTCCACCGGGGCTACTTGGCCTGTCCACCGGGGCTACTTGGCCTGTCCACCGGGTCTACTTGGCCTGTCCACCGGGTCTACTTGGCCTGTCCACCGGGTCTACTTGGCCTGTCCACCGGGGCTACTTGGCCTGTCCACCGGGGATACTTGGCCTGTCCACCGGGGCTACTTGGTCCCGTCCCACCAGGGCTACTTGGCCTGTCCACCAGGGCTACTTGGCCTGTCCACcggactcatgagaccataggcttACATGAGAGGGTACTTCAGGGCTACTCCGGGCTGAGCAAAATGTACTTGGTGGTACTGTAACCAAAAAAGGAATTGAACCAAACTACCAAATGTAtctataaagcccttttacatcagcagatgtcaacaactgtttatacagaaacccagcctcagaccccaaacagaaagcaatgcagatgtagaagcatgacTAGAAACCCTGGTTGTATCTGGGTATTCAGTGTATTCTCAGGTTATTAGACACTGGTCTGAGGAGGTGAGTCTGACCACAGAGATCCTaattacatttaaatgtgttataaTCTGTATTTCTATGGATCTGACCCTGTGTAATCTGTACTGCTATGGATCTGACCCTGTGTAATCTGTACTGCTATGGATCTGACCCTGTGTAATCTGTACTGCTATGGATCTGACCCTGTGTAATCTGTGCTgtaactagggttgcaaaattctagcaactttccccaaattcccagtTTTTTCCAGAAAATCAGGagagaataagcaggaaatcttgGAATCATCCAACCAGGAATTCTGGGAAACCTGGGCATTTTGTTAGCAGACTTTTTTGCAACTATAGCTGTAACTGTAGAGTGGTACAGGGTACAGGAGGGTTTTTTTGTCCTGGGTAGAGGTCTGATGGAGGTCTGTATGCCGTGCTCTGTCCTGTTTAGAGGCAGCCAGCCGTGCTTTAGTAGAGCTGACAGTGGCCTGCCAGGGACCATTGTCTGAGAGCCCCGACCCACCCGGCTGTCCCAGCATGGGAAGAGTTGAGGACAGTGACAatgctgcatcccaaatggctccctattctctatatagtgccctactatagaccagatggcaccctattccctatatagtgccctagtatagaccagatggcaccctattctctatatagtgcactactatagaccagatggcaccctattccctatatagtgccctactatagaccagatggcaccctattccctatatagtgccctactatagaccagatggcaccctattccctatatagtgctctactctGGTCAAAAAGGTAGTGTACCATTTTGGACACATTCCACGGAGTAAAGTGGCCAGCTTGTTATTAATGATTACCTCATAACGCCTCTCGTTTCGTCCATCTGACCTCCAACGCCACAATGAGGAGGAAGTAGAATTTACTGTCCTCCATTTTACTGGAACACAACAAGGCTAGAATTTACTGTCCTCCATTTTACTGGAACACAACAAGGCTAGAATTTACTGTCCTCCATTTTACTGGAACACAACAAGGCTAGAATTTACTGTCCTCCATTTTACTGGAACACAACAAGGCTAGAATTTACTGTCCTCCATTTTACTGGATTTTACTGTCCTCCATTTTACTGAACACAACAAGGCTAGAATTTACTGTCCTCCATTTTACTGGAACACAACAAGGCTAGAATTTACTGTCCTCCATTTTACTGGAACACAACAAGGCTAGAATTTACTGTCCTCCATTTTAACACAACAAGGCTAGAATTTACTGTCCTCCATTTTACTGGAACACAACAAGGCTAGAATTTACTGTCCTCCATTTTACTGGAACACAACAAGGCTAGAATTTACTGTCCTCCATTTTACTGGAACACAACAAGGCTAGAATTTACTGTCCTCCATTTTACTGGAACACAACAAGGCTAGAATTTACTGTCCTCCATTTTACTGGAACACAACAAGGCTAGAATTTACTGTCCTCCATTTTACTGGAACACAACAAGGCTAGAATTTACTGTCCTCCATTTTACTGGAACACAACAAGGCCATAATTTACTGTCCTCCATTTTACTGGAACACAACAAGGCTAGAATTTACTGTCCTCCATTTTACTGGAACACAACAAGGCCAGAATTTACTGTCCTCCATTCTACTGGAACACAACAAGGCTAGAATTTACTGTCCTCCATTTTACTGGAACACAACAAGGCTAGAATTTACTGTCCTCCATTCTACTGGAACACAACAAGGCTAGAATTTACTGTCCTCCATTTTACTGGAACACAACAAGGCTAGAATTTACTGTCCTCCATTCTACTGGAACACAACAAGGCTAGAATTACTGTCCTCCATTTTACTGGAACACAACAAGGCCAGAATTACTGGACCAACCTTTTTTGGAGCTCAGGCTCTTTTCGGGAAGAGAGTTTTATTCTGATTCTGTATTCTAATGTCTTTTGACGTgttaaagtaaaagtaaaagttaaaGTAAGGTCCTCGATCTCTTGAGGAGCTGAGCAGATACTATATGATCATAATCCAGAGCATCAACTGACAAGTCATTTTGTTAAACAGGTGTTTTTTAATATCTCTCTTCTTCTTATCTATTATCTAAAGGATGATCTACTTCCTATCCAGATCTTGTATTTTATTATCTATGATCTTTGTCTATTTTATCTTGTATTTTATTATCTATTATCTAAGTTGTCTACTTCCTATCCAGATCTTGTATTTTATTATCTATGATCTAAGTTGTCTACTTCCTATCCAGATCTTGTATTTTATTATCTATGATCTAAGTTGTCTACTTCCTATCCAGATCTTGTATTTTATTATCTATTATTTATTATCTATGTCTAGATCTTGTATTTTATTATCTATGATCTAAGTTGTCTACTTCCTATCTATCCAGATCTTGTATTTTATTATCTATTATTTAAGTTGTCTACTTCCTATCCAGATCTTGTATTTTATTATCTATTATTTAAGTTGTCTACTGATCTACTTCCTATCCAGATCTTGTATTTTATTATATATGATCCAAGTTGTCTACTTCCAATCCAGATCCAGAGGGTCTGATGCAGTCGCTAGAGGAGCTGGATTACCTCGCGGCATTGGACGACGATGGGAACCTATCAGAGATCGGGATCATAATGTCTGAGTTGCCATTGGATGCTCAGATGGCCAAGGCTCTGCTGGCGTCCTGTGAGTTTGATTGTGTGAATGAGGTG
This genomic interval from Oncorhynchus gorbuscha isolate QuinsamMale2020 ecotype Even-year unplaced genomic scaffold, OgorEven_v1.0 Un_scaffold_1373, whole genome shotgun sequence contains the following:
- the LOC124022407 gene encoding putative pre-mRNA-splicing factor ATP-dependent RNA helicase DHX32, coding for MADRSTMSEPDKHLMEKEICSDSETADCAEEAFVFGEDLELNRFDGLPFSSRYYKLLKERQSLPVWKAREEFLDILVNNRLVIVSGTTKTGKSTQIPQWCAEFCLSAQYQHGVAVSTQIHSQQAVGLALRVADEMDVNIGHEVGYTIPLETCCSTDTVLRFCTDALLLREMMSDPMLEHYGAIVIDQAHERTVSTDILLGLLQDILVHRPALRVVILTVSSMTDRLLAHYGSNVPVVSLEALCPAEVVYSNCSSKDYFYSALRLVLEIHRTKEEGDVVLFLASAQEVVCARAILQREGTRLGADLGELVPVVLCPGRGRTPSLLGEGMGSRGTVTTSCRRVFLSTSQGEDMFWAVDSVNFVIDVGLEKRHVYHPRLRATSEVLRSISRYQADVRKQLIGPTGKCFCLYPKERVLPIETSPQILDANLTFTILFLKRMEIAGLRHCDFITRPDPEGLMQSLEELDYLAALDDDGNLSEIGIIMSELPLDAQMAKALLASCEFDCVNEVVTIAAMLSAPSCFLEPPVGRTQEVQQCHRKFWHPEGDHFTLINIYNAFKYSQRETYFSVEKWCQDYHLNHRALQTADTIRSELTDILKRIELPISETSFGTKTNTLNIKRALLAGFFMQIARDVDGSGNYFMLTNRHMAQVHPASSYGAKAHQLGFPEWVLFHEYTLSGNHGIRTVSDISPAVFIQTAPQYFYYNLPPSESKDLLQHILDRDGSGRKDKQQTLTINSKADTDCSTVAQSYDRCVLQ